The following are from one region of the Gloeomargarita lithophora Alchichica-D10 genome:
- a CDS encoding response regulator — protein MERVLVVSTDPQLAKELGMYLAQLGWAWECFSPEQVCPHTCSPAQMVWVDLGETGVTALGQQVAQLWPELPRLVLGPRDTSLAMAMLHQGACAYMPRENLTLTQVQAALQRVEPPLADGFQERLRQLQRLGQTRYQDPDLMIQSYLRTGCRILDLPIGLWTEGETLRFVVGDCPLQAGRMLAGVNAFSQRGVYLGISLAVRVPEKGVGYVRFAAPEPGVPLSSMQKNLAHLLAQSLERGLTQMALEHQQRQTEVALAASEARNRRLIHNLQVGVLVLGRHLEVRLINPMAMQLLGLSGRQLLASNRLSLDWNAIQEDGGFYTLETHPITQALLTGKPRHQVVMGLYRSDSQDRVWLMMCVAVEMDAQGQVEELVCTLSDITASKHMAETSRLNEERYVLAMNGANDGLWDWDLEANTIYVSPRWHAILGLPAAEATWDPEEWFERIHPEDYAQVRQDVAAHLQGQREHFESEYRIRHESGEYRWMLSRGLAIRDSDGQVYRMAGSQSDITERKRAEMALQRQLQRSILLKQITQEIRRSLDAQQIFRTTVQQVGPGFQASRCLLLTYEEESPPYLNLVAEYAAPNMPPCGITTIPVVDNLHAQQVLASDTAVASADVSQDPLLTTMQALCQQLGIRSLLAVRTSYKGKANGVIGLQQCDRYRKWTPAECTLLEDVANQVGIALAQAQLLEQEREQRAQLAAQNRILEETRRAAEAASRAKSEFLANISHEIRTPMNGVLGMTGLLLDTPLTREQRDYLTTIQTSGKILLHQINELLDLGKLEAGKMQLVCEDFNLRTCLEAVLDLQAPLALEKGLQLTLLLPPEIPVHLRGDSTRLRQILVNLVGNGIKFTEQGSITLQVDSVAVEATTATLHFSVTDTGIGIPGDKLDSLFERFIQVDASAARRQGGSGLGLTICKQLILLMGGTIGVDSILGGGSCFWFDLNLPRQTTPPPPPEYPWRGNHLLVVDAHSPSRRSLFYQGASLGLRVTLCEDVPQALTHLQTQTYQGVLVSRLDWAVALAAGVTHPLPFVLLTTSTHSPTLFPPLDTQVRGFLLKPVSQERLVNLLQELWQAPLPALAPAPHAPDVPPLRILLAEDNVVNQKVALGQLRQLGYQADVANNGVEVLKLLEHNAYDIILMDCQMPDLDGYETSRRIRQLTLPQPVIIALTAHVMKDDRDKCLAAGMDDYLSKPISREHLGVALHQWGERVTAQHMEEEHKDMEPPTNQAINRDYLCQIFGDDPEFIQELLTLYLTDAQERVAALQRAIHPLQWEQIYHEAHQLKGASANVGAEGMQHLARQLEELASDQQYPEQVAGLVQAVTATLAEIAQELG, from the coding sequence ATGGAACGGGTATTAGTGGTCAGTACCGACCCCCAATTGGCGAAGGAATTGGGGATGTATCTGGCGCAACTGGGTTGGGCGTGGGAATGCTTCTCCCCGGAGCAGGTATGCCCCCACACCTGTTCCCCGGCACAAATGGTCTGGGTGGATTTGGGGGAAACGGGGGTAACGGCACTGGGGCAACAGGTGGCGCAACTCTGGCCGGAACTGCCTCGTTTAGTTCTCGGCCCGCGGGATACCTCCCTGGCGATGGCCATGTTGCACCAGGGAGCCTGTGCTTATATGCCCCGGGAAAATTTAACTTTGACTCAGGTGCAGGCCGCATTGCAACGGGTGGAACCGCCTTTGGCCGATGGGTTTCAGGAGCGATTACGCCAACTGCAACGGTTGGGCCAAACCCGTTACCAAGACCCCGACCTGATGATCCAGAGCTATCTGCGTACCGGGTGCCGGATTTTGGACTTGCCCATTGGACTCTGGACGGAAGGGGAAACCCTGCGTTTTGTGGTCGGAGATTGTCCCTTGCAGGCGGGGCGTATGCTGGCGGGGGTGAATGCCTTTAGTCAGCGGGGGGTATATTTGGGAATTTCCCTGGCGGTGCGGGTGCCCGAAAAAGGGGTGGGCTATGTGCGTTTTGCCGCCCCAGAACCCGGTGTCCCCCTGTCCTCCATGCAAAAAAATCTGGCGCATTTGTTAGCCCAATCCCTAGAGCGGGGGTTGACCCAGATGGCCTTGGAGCACCAGCAACGGCAAACGGAAGTGGCCTTGGCCGCCAGCGAAGCCCGCAACCGTCGTTTGATCCACAATTTACAAGTGGGGGTGTTGGTGCTGGGTCGCCATTTGGAAGTGCGGTTGATTAATCCGATGGCGATGCAATTGTTGGGCTTAAGCGGACGGCAGTTATTAGCTTCTAATCGCCTGAGTTTGGATTGGAATGCCATCCAAGAGGACGGCGGGTTTTATACTTTGGAAACCCACCCCATTACCCAGGCGCTTTTAACTGGCAAACCGAGGCATCAGGTGGTGATGGGCTTGTATCGCTCGGATAGCCAAGACCGGGTGTGGTTGATGATGTGCGTGGCGGTGGAAATGGATGCCCAAGGCCAGGTGGAGGAATTGGTCTGTACCTTGAGTGATATTACCGCCAGCAAACACATGGCGGAGACCAGTCGCTTGAACGAAGAACGCTATGTGCTGGCCATGAACGGTGCCAACGATGGCCTGTGGGACTGGGATTTGGAGGCCAATACTATTTATGTTTCCCCGCGCTGGCACGCCATTTTGGGACTCCCGGCGGCAGAGGCCACTTGGGACCCGGAGGAGTGGTTTGAGCGCATCCACCCGGAGGATTATGCCCAGGTGCGCCAGGATGTGGCCGCCCATCTCCAGGGACAGCGGGAGCATTTTGAAAGTGAATACCGCATCCGCCACGAATCCGGGGAGTATCGGTGGATGTTGAGCCGGGGGTTGGCGATTCGGGATAGCGATGGGCAGGTGTACCGCATGGCCGGTTCCCAGAGCGATATTACCGAGCGCAAACGGGCGGAAATGGCTCTGCAGAGGCAACTGCAACGCTCCATCCTGCTGAAACAAATTACCCAGGAAATTCGCCGCAGTTTGGATGCCCAACAGATTTTCCGCACGACGGTGCAACAGGTGGGGCCGGGATTTCAGGCCAGTCGCTGTCTTTTGCTTACCTACGAGGAAGAATCCCCGCCGTACCTAAACCTGGTGGCCGAGTATGCGGCTCCAAATATGCCCCCCTGTGGGATTACCACCATCCCCGTTGTTGACAATCTCCATGCCCAGCAGGTTCTGGCCAGTGATACGGCGGTGGCCTCGGCGGATGTCAGCCAAGACCCGTTGTTGACAACGATGCAAGCCCTGTGTCAACAGTTGGGGATTCGCTCCCTGTTAGCAGTGCGGACTTCCTACAAGGGGAAAGCCAACGGGGTTATCGGCCTGCAGCAGTGCGACCGCTACCGGAAATGGACACCGGCGGAATGCACCCTTTTGGAGGATGTGGCCAACCAGGTGGGGATTGCCCTCGCCCAAGCCCAACTTTTGGAGCAAGAGCGGGAACAACGGGCGCAGTTGGCGGCGCAAAATCGGATTTTGGAGGAAACCCGTCGGGCCGCCGAAGCCGCCAGCCGGGCCAAGTCTGAGTTTTTAGCCAATATCAGCCACGAAATTCGCACCCCCATGAACGGGGTATTGGGGATGACCGGCCTCTTGTTGGATACCCCCTTGACCCGGGAGCAACGGGATTATTTAACGACGATTCAAACCAGCGGCAAAATTCTTTTGCATCAGATCAATGAACTGTTAGACCTGGGCAAGTTAGAGGCCGGGAAAATGCAGTTGGTCTGCGAGGATTTCAACCTCCGCACTTGCCTGGAAGCCGTACTGGATTTACAAGCTCCCCTGGCGCTAGAAAAAGGTCTGCAATTGACCCTGCTGTTGCCTCCAGAAATCCCTGTCCATCTGCGGGGGGATAGCACCCGCCTGCGGCAGATTTTGGTGAATCTGGTGGGCAATGGCATCAAATTCACCGAACAGGGCAGTATTACCCTTCAGGTTGACTCGGTGGCGGTGGAAGCAACGACGGCGACTTTACATTTCAGCGTCACGGATACGGGCATTGGCATCCCCGGCGATAAACTGGATAGCCTGTTTGAGCGGTTTATCCAAGTGGATGCGTCCGCCGCCCGCCGCCAAGGGGGTAGTGGCCTGGGGCTGACCATCTGTAAGCAGTTAATTTTGCTTATGGGCGGCACGATTGGCGTAGATAGCATCCTGGGGGGAGGTTCTTGTTTTTGGTTTGACCTGAATTTGCCCCGGCAAACCACGCCGCCCCCACCGCCTGAGTATCCCTGGCGCGGCAATCACCTGCTGGTGGTGGATGCCCATAGCCCCAGCCGCCGCAGTTTGTTTTACCAGGGTGCCAGCCTGGGCTTGCGGGTGACCCTGTGCGAGGACGTGCCCCAGGCCCTAACGCATTTGCAAACCCAGACCTACCAGGGAGTATTGGTGTCACGCCTGGACTGGGCGGTGGCCTTGGCCGCTGGGGTAACCCATCCCCTGCCTTTTGTACTGCTGACTACTTCCACCCACAGCCCGACCCTGTTTCCGCCCCTGGACACCCAGGTGCGGGGATTTTTGCTCAAACCCGTCAGCCAGGAACGCTTGGTGAATTTATTGCAAGAACTCTGGCAGGCTCCCCTCCCCGCTCTCGCCCCCGCCCCCCACGCCCCGGATGTGCCTCCCCTGCGGATTTTGTTGGCGGAGGACAACGTGGTGAATCAAAAAGTCGCCCTCGGCCAACTGCGCCAGTTGGGTTATCAAGCCGATGTGGCTAATAACGGGGTGGAGGTGCTAAAGCTTTTAGAACATAATGCTTACGATATTATTTTAATGGACTGTCAAATGCCGGATTTGGACGGGTATGAAACTTCTCGCCGGATTCGCCAGTTGACGCTACCCCAGCCGGTGATTATTGCCCTGACCGCCCATGTGATGAAAGATGACCGGGACAAATGTTTGGCCGCCGGGATGGATGATTATTTAAGTAAGCCAATTAGCCGGGAGCATCTGGGGGTGGCCTTGCACCAATGGGGCGAACGGGTCACAGCACAGCACATGGAGGAGGAGCACAAGGACATGGAACCACCAACCAACCAGGCCATCAACCGGGATTATCTCTGCCAAATTTTTGGGGACGACCCGGAGTTTATTCAAGAATTGCTGACGCTGTATCTCACCGATGCCCAGGAGCGGGTGGCGGCTCTGCAACGGGCAATCCATCCCCTCCAGTGGGAGCAAATTTACCACGAAGCCCACCAACTCAAGGGTGCCAGTGCCAATGTGGGTGCCGAGGGGATGCAACACCTCGCCCGCCAGTTGGAGGAGTTGGCCAGCGACCAGCAATACCCGGAGCAGGTAGCGGGTTTGGTGCAGGCGGTCACCGCTACCTTGGCTGAGATTGCCCAGGAACTGGGTTAA
- a CDS encoding pentapeptide repeat-containing protein codes for MGIRELQERYRSGERNFDGSDFSRLDLSRIVLSGASLSRANLFRTDLLLAQLEGSILSYAVACRVNLSGANVSGATLRATDLYMANLNGAKLDQANLSKAYLRGADLTRAGLTGADLSGANLIEANLYGANLTGANLRGTFLTVANLRGAILTGADLTEANLSGANLTGVNLQEAILTEAILPQDVAEPPLRRAQLTMPPSVPNPELIEEIFGTQP; via the coding sequence ATGGGTATTCGCGAATTACAGGAGCGGTATCGCAGTGGGGAGCGCAATTTTGATGGCTCCGATTTTAGTCGGCTGGATTTGAGCCGGATTGTGCTTAGTGGTGCCAGTCTGAGCCGTGCCAATTTGTTTCGCACCGACCTACTTTTGGCGCAATTGGAAGGCAGTATTCTCAGCTATGCGGTGGCCTGTCGGGTGAATCTCAGCGGTGCCAATGTAAGCGGAGCGACCTTGCGGGCAACGGATTTATACATGGCGAATTTGAATGGAGCCAAACTTGACCAGGCCAACTTGAGCAAAGCCTATTTGCGGGGGGCGGATTTAACCCGGGCGGGCTTAACCGGGGCGGATTTGAGCGGGGCAAATCTGATTGAGGCCAATCTTTACGGTGCCAATCTCACGGGGGCGAACCTGCGGGGGACATTTTTGACTGTGGCCAATTTGCGGGGGGCAATTCTCACGGGGGCTGACCTGACGGAGGCCAATTTGAGCGGGGCGAATCTCACCGGGGTAAATTTACAAGAAGCGATTTTGACCGAGGCAATTTTACCCCAGGACGTGGCAGAACCTCCTTTGCGGCGGGCGCAGTTGACCATGCCGCCATCGGTTCCCAACCCGGAACTCATTGAAGAAATTTTTGGCACCCAACCGTGA
- a CDS encoding Ycf34 family protein codes for MCICVNCAYVDRCVTYHAVEYQHQQLHLTPAPTFEPVSPTINVNIRPQVEVIEMEWDVVGCDSFALEAGRWSRLRPGEPVPT; via the coding sequence ATGTGTATTTGCGTGAATTGTGCCTACGTGGATCGATGTGTCACTTACCATGCGGTGGAGTACCAACACCAACAACTCCATCTCACGCCTGCGCCTACCTTTGAGCCGGTATCGCCCACGATCAACGTGAATATCCGTCCCCAGGTCGAGGTGATTGAAATGGAGTGGGATGTGGTGGGGTGCGATTCCTTTGCCTTGGAAGCGGGGCGGTGGAGTCGTCTGCGACCGGGAGAACCGGTGCCCACGTGA
- the tsaB gene encoding tRNA (adenosine(37)-N6)-threonylcarbamoyltransferase complex dimerization subunit type 1 TsaB — MTLGLALHTAGATVGLAVGRIGEPYQEAQYDWGHDTSRQFHAQLAQTMRPYRWQDVAFLAVTRGPGSFTTLRLGLVTARILAQELNIPLFALSTLGVVSFSYSEPVAVSWPAGSDLVYGGIYERGNVRQPDQVFACPAWQNVITNWPEPLRVLDDIHTQAPAEPLLHWAEQLWIKGERPHWSDAQPFYGRSPVTVANP, encoded by the coding sequence GTGACCTTGGGGTTGGCTCTGCACACGGCGGGGGCTACGGTGGGGCTGGCGGTAGGCAGGATTGGGGAACCGTACCAGGAAGCGCAATATGATTGGGGGCACGACACCAGCCGCCAATTTCATGCCCAATTAGCCCAAACCATGCGGCCCTACCGCTGGCAAGATGTGGCTTTTCTGGCCGTCACCCGCGGGCCGGGTTCGTTTACTACCCTGCGGTTGGGGTTGGTCACCGCTCGGATTTTAGCCCAGGAGTTAAACATTCCCCTGTTTGCCCTCTCCACCCTGGGGGTCGTCAGCTTTAGCTATTCAGAACCGGTGGCGGTGTCCTGGCCTGCGGGTAGTGATTTGGTGTATGGGGGAATTTATGAGCGGGGGAACGTCCGGCAACCGGATCAGGTATTTGCTTGCCCAGCGTGGCAAAATGTGATTACAAATTGGCCGGAACCGTTGCGGGTGCTGGATGACATTCATACCCAAGCCCCGGCGGAGCCACTCCTCCACTGGGCAGAACAACTTTGGATTAAAGGCGAACGCCCCCATTGGTCGGACGCACAACCGTTTTATGGCCGCTCACCGGTGACTGTCGCCAATCCCTAG
- the rplS gene encoding 50S ribosomal protein L19, translating into MNAQAIIRSLESEYLKSDLTQVEIGDTVKVGVVIQEGGKERVQPYEGVVIARRGAGINLSITVRKTFQGVGVERVFLLHSPRIANVQILRRSVVRRAKLYYLRQRVGKSARLKQRFN; encoded by the coding sequence ATGAACGCCCAGGCCATCATTCGGTCGCTGGAATCCGAATATCTCAAATCCGACCTAACCCAGGTGGAAATCGGCGATACGGTTAAAGTAGGGGTGGTGATCCAGGAAGGGGGCAAGGAACGGGTGCAACCCTACGAGGGGGTGGTGATTGCCCGCCGGGGAGCGGGGATCAATTTGAGTATCACGGTACGCAAAACCTTCCAGGGAGTCGGTGTGGAACGGGTATTTTTGTTGCATTCTCCCCGGATTGCCAATGTTCAGATTTTGCGCCGGTCGGTGGTGCGGCGGGCAAAACTGTACTACCTGCGGCAGAGAGTGGGTAAGTCGGCTCGCTTGAAGCAACGGTTTAATTAG